In Phoenix dactylifera cultivar Barhee BC4 chromosome 11, palm_55x_up_171113_PBpolish2nd_filt_p, whole genome shotgun sequence, the following are encoded in one genomic region:
- the LOC103711946 gene encoding xyloglucan endotransglucosylase/hydrolase protein 22-like, which yields MREPSLLHASLILTTLVVAASANFLADVDLTWGSGRGKILENGNLLQLSLDKASGSGFQSKQEYLFARMDMRMKLVPGNSAGTVTTLYLSSQGSTHDEIDFEFLGNLSGQPYTLHTNIYTQGKGDREQQFHLWFDPRMDFHTYSILWNPQQILFYVDGTPIRVFRNMEAKGVPYPKNQPMRLYSSLWNADDWATMGGRVKTDWSQAPFVASYRGFSADACVWAGGKSTCSASKGTWWAQSLDSPGAQKLKWVRQKYMIYDYCKDPKRFPQGFPPECSPST from the exons ATGAGAGAACCATCCCTACTGCACGCCTCCCTGATCCTCACGACCCTCGTCGTGGCCGCGTCGGCGAACTTCCTCGCCGACGTCGACCTGACATGGGGTAGTGGGAGGGGAAAAATATTGGAAAACGGCAACCTCCTTCAGCTCTCCCTCGACAAGGCATCCGGCTCTGGATTCCAATCCAAACAAGAGTATTTGTTTGCAAGGATGGACATGAGGATGAAGCTTGTCCCTGGAAACTCCGCCGGCACCGTCACCACCTTATAT CTATCCTCGCAAGGATCGACTCATGATGAGATTGACTTCGAGTTCCTCGGCAATCTTAGTGGGCAGCCATACACGCTTCACACCAATATATACACACAGGGGAAGGGGGACAGGGAGCAGCAGTTCCATCTGTGGTTTGATCCCAGGATGGATTTCCATACCTACTCCATTCTCTGGAATCCGCAGCAGATATT GTTCTACGTGGATGGAACACCAATCAGAGTGTTTAGGAACATGGAAGCGAAGGGTGTACCCTACCCCAAGAACCAGCCGATGCGGCTCTACTCCAGCCTCTGGAACGCCGACGACTGGGCCACCATGGGCGGGCGCGTCAAGACGGACTGGAGCCAGGCCCCCTTCGTGGCCTCCTACCGGGGCTTCAGCGCCGACGCCTGCGTGTGGGCCGGGGGGAAGTCCACGTGCTCGGCCTCCAAGGGGACCTGGTGGGCCCAGTCTCTGGACTCTCCAGGGGCCCAGAAGCTCAAGTGGGTCCGCCAGAAGTACATGATCTACGACTACTGCAAGGACCCCAAACGCTTCCCACAAGGCTTCCCCCCTGAGTGCTCTCCGTCTACTTAA